In Brassica napus cultivar Da-Ae chromosome A3, Da-Ae, whole genome shotgun sequence, the sequence GAAGAGTGAATGATAGGGTACCTgagaggaggaggtggaggaggagagacgctgttgttgttgttgttgctgctgctttGGGAAGCTAACTTGACGGAATAAACTAACGGCGTCTCTAACGGATTGGAAGGGAGCACGTGTGTCAATCTCTCCCACCTCACTGCTCCGGGGAAGAGTCTCCGGAGGCATCACCGGAGCATCAGCTCTCATCTTCGCCATTGATCCTCCCTCAAACACAAAGTGTTTGTCTTTGTTTTACTTTTACCGTAATGGaacagaaagagagagagtttgaaGTTGATCCTCAGGATGTTTCTTCTTCCAAACAATGAACCAAAGGGTCTCCATGTTTTGCGCTTATGTCTTTTTGTCCCTCTTAAGGCCTTCATTCTCCTTTCCTTTATCCATCGTTCTATTTTTAGACATCAAATCTTTGAATCCTAAAATAAGAAACCTTAAAGTATGCAGCATGTACTCTTAAAATAGAAAGAAACTCATTTTCTTAACAttgatataaacaaaaaatattattaatatatggcATTTTCTTAACTTGCTGCAATCATCCTATTGCTTAGTAGAAAACATACGAAGTAGGCAGCAACAACATATCTAAACGATGTCAATAAGGCTAAGAAAGTTATGTGTGCCTGCTATATTAAACCCATCAATGATTAGTATATACTACTTACAATGACGCATAAGCTGTAACGGTGATCAAACAAAGTGTAGTCAATATCTAGAACAAGAAGCTTTTTGCCTTTGCGGCATGGATTAACAAGTTTAATCTGCAAATCACACACAAGGAAAGCTTAAATCACTAACCATTTACAAGCTACTACTATATTTCAGACATCATTCGTTATTCAGACAACACACACCTAAAGATATGAACGTAACTACCAAACTCCAAAAGTGAACAGAACACATTGATCTCATCATCTTGTACTAATAAGACTCTTGTTTGTTTCAATGACACTAGAACAGACCTTGCACTGATCAACTCTTCTCCTAAGCTTCTGCTTGTTAAGCTCTTTGTCTTTAACATCAACCACTTCGTCCTTACCAAGCTCAAAGTCATCAACAATGTCCTGAGACGTTACTTGATCTACGATTATATCATCTTCCATAGTactgaaataaaaatcaaaactttcaaTGCATTTAGCTCTCCAAAGATACTTACGCCATGAGAGAGAGAAGGGCCCGGACCCGATCATTGTCATCTTGAGAGAGGGCTTGAGTGGGATCTGAGAGAGCAACAGCGAGTCATCGGAGAGCTTGCTTCTGGCGCTTGGGCAAGACGTTGGTGTGCTCCTTCCCACTCCACTTTCACTATTAGTGTCAGCTCCTCTTCCGTCGCATCAGGCGtcggagatgatgaagaaggcgATGAGGCCATGATCTACGGAAACTCGAGAGACATTTTCGGAATCCGACAATGTGAGGTTTAAGTTTTAACAATTAAACCCAAACACCAAAATGAGGGCTATTTTGATCAATATCTAAGTTGTGGGACTTAGTTGTAAGAAACTAATTTATTTGGTGGCGAGATTATAAATTAGAGAAAAGCTGTTGCCGTTTTGACCAAAATGATCGTACCTTCCTTCTACAGATTGTGTGTATGGGGCAGATGCCAAGGAAGTAGGAAGACATTCAACCGAAGTAGCACAGCCATAAATGGTGTTTGTATGTGGGTCAACTAAACCCCTTCCTTACGtggataatattttattaacaagtgtTTTTATGTCAACACTTTGTTTTGAAGACTTTTTTTGGATTCTATATAATCTTGTTTTTggttaaaatgataaatttatttttattttcttaatataaaaaTCTGTTGAACTTGTTTCGAGTTATAATGCTGCAAATGCAactttttttgctaagaatgaaaatatctaatctattaaaacagagtcctattttttatctactgtTAACAAGTCATACTAGGACCATCTAAAAAACTACTTAATATGGCATATttcattatttacattaataagaaaagaaatataaatataaatttatttttaagtataacAAATTCTGCTCagaaagaatctaacaaaatcctaccaaccttctaaatatttttataaaataacacttaattaatttcgtaaataataatataattttataattcaatgttaattaaaaatgtattataaaataagaaaataaaattctatactattttaaaatattctttaattatattatatattatattaaaatagaagtactatATGAATTAACTATGGGTAAATTTAtctattacatttttaaaatagtttcatttaaataaattatcactcatcattaaaatgtgttataatttttaaactatattatattttttagaaaaataaatttataaacataaatttattaacataggttaaacttttatatctacaactacatattatttaattttttattttgaaactctcaacaatatattgtttaaaaagattaatatacaaaaatataatagtttataactaacctttagttcatatactatttaaaaatatgttattagataactatgaaattttaaaaatttattcaaaatattaatgacaaatcaaattttaattataaatttaatatttatattaattataaaaaattctgagagatatataaaaatcttactgaaatgaaaattatttatctaaaataatgtattaatttagtaacaaaaCAATTTCGAAAATCATATAATCTCCCACCTAAATTATAGTTGTGTAATTTTCcaaacaattttgacaaaatataaaattttaaaaataagtatgCGAACTTAAAATGATAATGtttcaaatttttcaaaaggtataatcatagataataaagaataactttttgaaatgtaacacgaaaaaacaaactatgttataaaaactaaagtaatctaatattttgaagtcTTAAGTTaataacaagaaaaagaaaacttaataTCGTAACatctaaaaaatattctatatcaataaaatttactaaaataatatgatggATGCTACCATGTAtacaatttactaaaataataagtttatattcataatatataacactaaaattaaaattatatacctaaaatatttataataaattaaagtatacattcataaaatgaaaaatatccgCACGAatgtgcgggtcaaaatctagttcatATTAATGAAcgtgaaattaaattaaaagccaaaaagaaggaaaaaacaaAGGAGGTTTAACAACCAAAGATCATCTAAACCAAAGTGAATTTAATGTTGCAAATGcaattaaaactttaaattatacttcctccgttttttaatataagtcgttttagagaaatttttttgttccaaattatatgtcgttttcgattttctatgtaaaatttattaataattaatgttgtataACCAATagtaatatatcttctatttttttattggttgaattgtggttaggtaaataattaatgatgtttttgtttagaaaatataagaaattaatgattttcttaatctacgtgcgtagctgtaaaacgacttatattaaaaaacggaggaaGTATTATATCACCTTCTTTCCGAGttttaagattatatatatattcttgatatattatcataaacacatcattaaaataaacgCTTTGTATTTTTCATTTGACAACTAACTCACACAAAAACCCATCCCAAAAAGGAGAAAGCTAAATGATATGATAATAATGTGTTTGTTCAAAAGCTACAAATGTctagaagaaaagaaaatacaGTTGGGGCAGGCTTGAATATTTGTGAATTCTGACCCATCCCTCCAAATTTAGGTTAGACTTTGAAACAATAATATTAGGAAAGATAAAAGGacatttcaaatttattaatgTTTAACCAAACActtatcaaatttattaattaataagaaataTGAAGAAACAATTAtcaatttcttaattttaatgaagaagaagaagaaacaaatatcgatttattaactaattataaaataaaacaaatatcaatttgttaattaattaaaattagaagAAACATTTATTAGGTAAACAAGTAATTGCCTAGAATTGGCGTGTGTATTAATAAAGACATAtatcattatttattattatggagACAGGCAAATTGACCAAAGAATATAAAAGTCAAATGAAGGAATAggctttttcctttttattttatttataagaaaaagacATATGAAGGCCATCATATCCTTTAATCTTACACAACCAATCCATCatctattgtatatatatacagacGCTTGCTTGTTCCATTTCATAGCCAATTGGTAGTTGTTTACATAATTATAGAATCAGAAAAATTGGAGATGAGGTTCTTGTTCCGTGCCTTGACTTTGGTCTTCATGGTGGCTTTGGGGGAAGCAGTTGGTGACAGAATGAGATGGACCAGAAAGGAGATGGTGGAGATAGCTGGCTACGGCGAACTCAAACTCTCCTCCGTCATCCTCACcgcctctcttctctcttcctcaTCCCACCCTATCTCTGGTACGTATTGCAAACTAGTTCATGTTCCTTAATTATACAGGTCTATAACACATCATCATGGTCATGCAGGTGCTACCGTTGGTATCATGTGCCATACTGGACATAGGAGGAGATCCAAAGTGATCAAAGCTGTCACAAATGATTTTGGGCAATTCACTATCGATCTTCCTTCTGACCTACATGCAATTCCTGACCTAGACAAGGCTTGTTCCATCAAACCACTCTCTGTTCCTAAACCGTACCGATGCTCTCACAAGATTCACAGAGGTATCAAACTAGTTTCTTCCTCCAACGGCTTGCGCTTCTACACAGCAGGCAACATCACCTTACACTGAGTACCATGTAAATAGACATGCCTTTCATTTTTTTGCTTCTATATGGTTCCTTCTCACTTCTTGCGAGAAAGAGATACAGTCTTTGTATATAATAATGTCTCTTCTTATTTGCtgtaataaaaatgatatatacaaTTAATGTTTGGTTCATGTTCAGATCTTTTTGCTACTATAGAGATCATCTTGTGTTCtcctgtttttttgtttgtgtgttgaGAAGACTCTGATTTTCTTTTAAGTTATCATGATAATAGCTAATCACTCATCTAAGTGTTCAGACAAGTCTTTTTTCAACACCTAAGAACAAGGTTTACAATCCAAACAatataacacacacacacacacgtttCTTCTTTAATTGAAGCTTTACGTCCACGTTCTTATAACCCACCAAACACTCCATATGTACACATCTTTAATATATTCATTCccaagcttcttcttcctctacttGACAGGATCTTCAACGTGAATTGTGTACACGGCTGCACAACGTAGCATAGTAGACATATAAATATCAACTTTGTCATGACGTTTGACTGTTTATATTTctcaaaagacaaaaaaaaaatgaaatgatgaCCAAACCTTCTAGGTAAGTTTGCTTTTCTACATTGTTTCGGCTCTTCATTCAACACTGCCAATGCGTTTTCCTTCTCTCTAGCCGCAGCTTCCCTCTTTGCCTTCTTTGTCTCCACTTCAATGGCTTTCGTTAGAGCATCCACTTTCTTCAACAACATCTGAGTACAAAGGCACATTAACTTGTTAAGCAAGGTTTCATATAACCGAAGAGATGAAACAACAAGAAAATAAGATTGCAGTTCACCTTGATTTCTTCATTTTTAGCATTTATAGTATCCTCTTTACTCTCACAAACCTTCCTTAGAGCAATCACTTCCTTCTGAAGCCTGTCATACAAAAACCCTGAAACCATATCTTCTTCCTTAGCATCCTGATCAACCAATCCGTTTGCTGAAATCtttgagttctcttttccatcAGTTTCTCCAACTCTATTGATCGGCTGATTAACAGCATGGATTCTTCCTGTAATTGAGCCTCGTGGCTGAGAGCTAGACCTTTTCTTTgatcctccaccaccaccactcgtCAAGAATCCTAAAATCTTTCcagatttttcagtttttgtaGTTGTTTGAGAGATAGAACCCTTCAAGCCATCTTCTATGGTTTTCAGCCTCAGCTTCAACCTCTCCTGTATAGATTAAGGCATTAGAAACTACACTTACTTGCGACACAAGATTTAACAAATATAATCAACCACCTTTAGCCGTGATTCAGCCTTGGCTGTTCTCTCTGAAACAGCTAGCTTATCTTTCAGTTTCTGCATTTCTCCCTGCACACAAGACACAAAAATTTCACAAAAAACAATACTCATTTTTGTGTATTTGGTTGTGTAAGTGAAAAGAGTAGTTTACATGGAGAAGCCTTCTCTCTTCAAGCCATTGCTTCACTGGCATTACTCTATCATTCTCATCTTTCCACTCGTTAGCAACCGCAAGAGCCACTCTACTTGCTGACACTTTGACTCTTGCCAGCTCTCTCTCCAATGTTCTTTTCTCTTCCTGTTTGAAAACATcttatgagtttttaaaaacaaatgtgAGAGTTTAATTAGAAAAAATTAACAGGAAACTTGCATTGAGCTGGGAGATTTGGCGGCGATAGTCTCTAACTGCATTTGCAGCTGTTCCTCCTGCCAAGATAGCTTCCTCCAACTCTCCAATGGTTTGGGAGAGCTTCTCAATCTCCAACACTTTCTGTCGGTTTATCTTCTCAAGAAACTTGTACTCTTCCTGGCAGATCTCAATCTGTCGTCTAAGTTCAAAGTTGTGGTTCTGAACCTCCTCAACAATCAAAGCACGTTCAAGTGCACTTTTCAAGATTCTCTCTGCTTCAAGAAGCGCTGATTCTTTTGATTTTGTTAGCCGTTCCAACGCTTTCTTGTCTTCTTGAAGCGCAGAGATCTGTTAAACACACACAAGAAGGCTATATAGTCAAGACATGATGCTTttaagaacacacaagaagctaTATAATCAAGACCTGATGCTTTTGAAACTTGATCTGAGCTTCAAGAGGAGCAATCACTGATTCAAGGGGTAGAGAATCATCTTCCTGTTGGTGAGTGTACACCCTTCTTAGTGCTTCTTCTGCAGCTTCCTGTGCAGCCAGTgcatcttccttctcttcttctagcttcttcatctccacCTCCTGCTCTTCCATGACCCAatcttaactttagtttttactaTTCTTTCTGAatccatttctattttttttttgacatgaGTTCCATCACAAATATCATATAGTCTTTGAGAGGAAACGAACCTTTTGTCCAAGTCGTTCCTCCCACTTCCTCACGTTTTCTCTAAGCTGAAGCACAAACAAGTAGCATCAGCAGAGCTCAAGAAACTAGAAGAAGTGGTTTTAAATATAAAGAATCATCATGAACATAGATGATGATCATAAAAATAGGAATGATCATGTTTTTATGCTAACATACCTCCTCAAATGCTCTGTTTTCGAGCTCTTCATTTGTTCTCAAAGCCTCGATTTCAGCTTTAGCAGCTAAAAGCTCCTTGTCCTTTTCTGtagagagaaacaaaaagaaagcaTAACATCTTTCAAACGTTAAGCAAGTAGTCAGAAGGATTGATGTATAAAAACCatagagaagaaaagaagaacctTTAAGCTGGCTTTGCAGAGAAGAGGTGTTTGATGCAAAAGGGTTTTCTCCTGCAGTCATTGTTACTTTCAAAGGCTCTTCCCTTCTTTGTTTGCAGTATAGGTATGAGTTTTGGTCTAACCAGTTTAAAGGAATGGTACAGaggagtttaatatatatacacacaagcTTTTATAGAGAGAGACCATTCCTTTAAGGAATTGATGtttaaggagagagagagagagttaaacttacttattttcttttccccATTCTCAAGCAACCGTCTCTGTTTCAAGCCATTGACAGTAACCAACCCTTCCCTCTACTTATCTCTCTCTTTCATTACtcatttcatttcattaatTTTCAATTCTAAAATGCTTTCAATTTTATTCCTTTATTTGACTTTCTCTCTCAGTTACATGGATTTTTTTCACTATGATTTTACATGGTCAAGTAACTGAAAGGTTATAAGTTACTGTCCTTTAGATTGTGTTCATCATCAAAGTTACCGGCTAGCGCATATTTTTCATGTTCCAAACGTTAACTAAAGGGACTTGGTGTGAatataaactaaattaaaaacagAGGTAGGGTTCTACCTCAAAtggaaattttataaataaaaataaatgtgtaAAGCAAGAGAAGCAGAGAATAATCCAAAAGGAGTTGGAAGGAGAGGCAGCATATGACAGATATAAAGACACTAATCATCAGGATAAAGGTAACTAAAATGATTGAAGTATTTCGTTTGGTGAAAaccctttttttctttctgttttttttttccaataaatTATCAATCATATTCTCTTGTATCCTTTTGTCTTTATTAGTTTGATAAGGTTGTGAATGTAGGTAACAACAGATAACAATTATGATAATTTTGAATGAAAACTATACATTATCCAAGTGAGTTTGTAAGTTTGATTGCTAAAAAGTAGATGGGTTGAAACTTGGAAGAAGGAAAGCAAAAGGATGAAAAGGTGTTGCCTCAGCAATTAATAGCTTAACCGCAAAATATTGCACAAACCAAGGTTTCTTTGTATTAGTGGAAGTCACTCAATATCTCtctttgaattaaaaaaaggaTTTTCATATCTCTTCCCTTCTTTGCTTCCAAGTCTTATGGTTTAGTTATTAACTTATTGGATGAAACAATGATAAGAGGATTAGACAAACAAAACTTAGCaagaattatatatttgttattattatatgaAGAACTAAAGgcaataaaagaataaaaatggaGCTGATGACCTGTACTTTGTTCAGCCTATGGTTTTGTGGGTTGGTGAATCTTTTTTAAGGCTTACCAGACGGAACAGAACCCAATCTGACCTGTAGATTTtgtcttaatattttttacttcaCAACCTTCTGGTTCAGCCGCCAGTTGACTCAAATCGGTTATTAGTATAAGATTATAGAACAATGATCTAGTTAATGCTTTGGTTATATTTCATTAGTAATTTAGTAGCACCCACACCCCAAAAAAACAGCAAATTTGGTttgtataacatatatatatatatatatgactagTTGACTTATGTATAAAATTTGTGTTACAACTTAAAATTGTGCTCAAATTTTCCAAGAGAAATTTCTCAGAGTCCTGTCAAAACTTGTCAGTTTCTGTCTTGTTTTCAAGTTCACCAAGACTTTCTCTAATcttctaattattttttgatcTCTCTTACATACCCAATTGTCATAGTCCTTAAttcttttttctcaaaaaaaaaagaaaagaacagaTGGGATTAGAGCCGTGTGTTAGTGTCTGAATGCAACAACCAAAACAGTCGGTCTCTGTCTCTGAATAAGTCTTACTTCAGACAAGTcaaataaactttttgaatgAACAAAATACTAAAAAAGTTTCTTTGAAGATTCTCAATCTTTTATCAATATCAACAACACACACAAACAgaagactagagagagagatctaGACTAGTGATGGGGTGCGACTCCCACGGCAATCTAACCGATGCAGAGTTCAGCAAACCGTTACCCTCCATAGGCATCTACGTAGCCACCGCTTCACTCATCTGCGGAGCCGCCATGTTCGCCGATCTTCTCCACGCCTTCCGCCACCGTAAATACTGGTTCCCCTGCAAGTACTTCTCACTCAACGCCACAACTCTCACTTTCATCTCCGTCTGCGTCAAACTCTCTTTAGATCTCAACACCCCCATGCCTAGTCGCCAAGACCAGCTCGCCAAGCTCAGCAGCAGCGTCTTCTTCTGCGTCGTGATGGCCAACTCCATG encodes:
- the LOC106440250 gene encoding uncharacterized protein LOC106440250, translated to MRFLFRALTLVFMVALGEAVGDRMRWTRKEMVEIAGYGELKLSSVILTASLLSSSSHPISGATVGIMCHTGHRRRSKVIKAVTNDFGQFTIDLPSDLHAIPDLDKACSIKPLSVPKPYRCSHKIHRGIKLVSSSNGLRFYTAGNITLH
- the LOC106440233 gene encoding microtubule-associated protein 70-5 yields the protein MTAGENPFASNTSSLQSQLKEKDKELLAAKAEIEALRTNEELENRAFEELRENVRKWEERLGQKEVEMKKLEEEKEDALAAQEAAEEALRRVYTHQQEDDSLPLESVIAPLEAQIKFQKHQISALQEDKKALERLTKSKESALLEAERILKSALERALIVEEVQNHNFELRRQIEICQEEYKFLEKINRQKVLEIEKLSQTIGELEEAILAGGTAANAVRDYRRQISQLNEEKRTLERELARVKVSASRVALAVANEWKDENDRVMPVKQWLEERRLLHGEMQKLKDKLAVSERTAKAESRLKERLKLRLKTIEDGLKGSISQTTTKTEKSGKILGFLTSGGGGGSKKRSSSQPRGSITGRIHAVNQPINRVGETDGKENSKISANGLVDQDAKEEDMVSGFLYDRLQKEVIALRKVCESKEDTINAKNEEIKMLLKKVDALTKAIEVETKKAKREAAAREKENALAVLNEEPKQCRKANLPRSRVHNSR